From Candidatus Neomarinimicrobiota bacterium, the proteins below share one genomic window:
- the prmC gene encoding peptide chain release factor N(5)-glutamine methyltransferase translates to MTEHAQEKVWRLVDLLRWSVEYLQEKGIEDSRTAVEWMLTHVLKMSRVDLYLNFDRPMSREELNRYKPLLLQCAAHQPVQQVVGQADFYGFQLTVSPDVLIPRPETERLVEYIISVARKRTDPFSILDIGSGTGAIAIALAKHLPLARIHALEVSPQAVDILKKNCRFHNLMNRIGIIQEDIFYWEAPEPYDIIVSNPPYIAGHEMEQLPKNVGYYEPPLALTDLQDGLAFYRHFARRFQEWLVPGGMAVLEFGGPSQREAVQEIFHAYRDLEIHRDYQKDDRFISFFRP, encoded by the coding sequence ATGACAGAACATGCACAAGAAAAAGTCTGGCGTTTAGTGGATCTCTTGCGCTGGTCCGTTGAGTATCTTCAAGAAAAGGGCATTGAGGATTCACGCACTGCCGTGGAATGGATGCTGACCCATGTGTTAAAAATGTCCCGGGTGGATTTATATCTGAACTTTGACCGGCCCATGAGCCGGGAAGAATTGAATCGATATAAACCCTTGTTACTTCAATGTGCCGCTCATCAACCGGTACAACAAGTGGTGGGACAGGCAGATTTCTATGGTTTTCAACTGACAGTCAGTCCGGATGTCCTTATTCCCCGTCCCGAGACGGAGCGCCTGGTAGAGTATATCATTTCAGTAGCCAGAAAGCGGACCGACCCCTTTTCCATTCTGGATATCGGAAGTGGAACAGGTGCCATCGCCATTGCCTTGGCAAAACATTTACCCCTGGCCCGTATTCACGCGCTGGAAGTCTCTCCTCAGGCAGTGGATATCCTGAAAAAGAATTGCCGCTTTCATAATCTGATGAACCGGATCGGTATCATTCAGGAGGATATTTTTTACTGGGAGGCGCCGGAGCCGTATGATATCATTGTCAGTAATCCCCCCTATATTGCCGGACACGAAATGGAACAGCTTCCGAAAAATGTGGGATATTATGAACCGCCCCTTGCATTGACGGATCTACAGGACGGCCTGGCCTTTTACCGGCATTTTGCCCGGAGGTTTCAGGAGTGGCTGGTGCCGGGAGGAATGGCTGTTCTGGAATTTGGAGGACCTTCCCAACGCGAGGCTGTTCAGGAGATTTTTCACGCCTATAGAGACCTGGAAATTCATCGCGATTATCAAAAAGATGATCGATTTATAAGCTTTTTTCGCCCCTGA
- the tsaA gene encoding tRNA (N6-threonylcarbamoyladenosine(37)-N6)-methyltransferase TrmO: MKDKTIHFQAIGTIHSPYKQPKGTPIQPAGAKGVEGKIVLNPIFSEGLQDLEEFSHIIVLYYFHLSKSYSLKVKPFMDTAEHGVFATRAPARPNPVGISILKLNSIEKNILHVSDVDIVDGTPLLDIKPYVPPFDDKENVRVGWLEKNVYKLSGTKDDERFL, from the coding sequence ATGAAAGATAAAACCATTCATTTTCAAGCCATTGGAACGATCCACTCTCCTTACAAACAACCCAAAGGAACTCCCATCCAACCTGCCGGCGCAAAAGGAGTAGAGGGAAAAATCGTTTTAAATCCTATATTTTCTGAAGGGCTTCAGGATTTGGAAGAATTTTCACACATTATAGTATTGTACTATTTTCATTTATCAAAGTCATACTCCTTAAAGGTAAAACCATTTATGGATACTGCAGAACACGGTGTGTTTGCAACCCGTGCACCTGCCCGTCCCAACCCCGTTGGCATTTCCATCCTTAAACTGAACTCTATTGAGAAGAATATTTTGCATGTAAGCGATGTGGATATTGTTGATGGAACCCCTCTCCTGGATATTAAACCCTATGTACCGCCGTTTGATGATAAAGAAAATGTCCGCGTCGGGTGGCTGGAAAAGAATGTGTACAAACTATCCGGTACAAAGGATGATGAACGGTTTCTATAG
- a CDS encoding glycine--tRNA ligase, with the protein MTSVKPMSYPLMEKLVALSRRRGFLFQSSEIYGGINAVYDYGPLGVELKRNVKNRWWRDIVTAREDVVGMDAAILMHPKVWEASGHVENFHDPMVECRKCRRRFRQDHLPEGSTQCPECQGELGAPRQFNLMFKTFLGSTEEGAQEIYLRPETAQGIFVNFDNVVSSNRVKLPFGIAQLGKAFRNEITTGNFIFRTREFEQMEMEYFIRPGENTQWLEYWAQERLNWFRSLGITPEKLRLRAHDEDELAHYSTACYDVEYEFPYGFSELEGIADRGTYDLTQHINLSGKKLHYVDQDNRGQKIIPAVVETSAGVDRTVLTLLADAYWEDEENDRVVMRLHPSVAPFKVAIFPLFNKDGMPEVARKLYEDLRFKFAAFYDTGGSIGKRYRRQDEAGTPFCITIDHQTLEDRTVTLRDRDSLEQIRVSLDQVEQVLEEKVGTRG; encoded by the coding sequence ATGACGTCTGTAAAGCCCATGTCCTATCCCTTGATGGAAAAACTGGTAGCCCTCAGCCGCCGCCGGGGATTTTTATTTCAAAGTAGTGAAATTTACGGCGGGATCAACGCGGTGTATGATTATGGTCCCCTGGGTGTGGAACTCAAACGAAATGTGAAAAACCGCTGGTGGAGGGATATCGTCACAGCCCGGGAAGACGTGGTAGGCATGGATGCGGCGATTCTTATGCATCCCAAAGTTTGGGAAGCTTCGGGACATGTGGAAAATTTTCACGATCCCATGGTGGAATGCCGGAAGTGTCGCCGAAGATTTCGCCAGGACCATCTGCCCGAGGGAAGCACACAGTGTCCGGAATGTCAGGGAGAATTGGGGGCACCGCGGCAATTCAATCTGATGTTTAAAACCTTTCTGGGATCCACGGAAGAAGGCGCACAGGAAATTTATTTAAGACCCGAAACCGCCCAGGGTATTTTTGTGAATTTTGACAATGTGGTGTCATCCAACCGGGTAAAACTCCCCTTTGGGATTGCCCAGCTCGGGAAAGCGTTCCGGAATGAAATTACAACAGGGAATTTTATTTTTCGCACGCGCGAATTTGAACAGATGGAGATGGAATACTTTATCCGTCCCGGCGAAAATACCCAGTGGCTTGAATACTGGGCACAGGAAAGGCTGAATTGGTTCAGGTCTTTGGGAATTACACCGGAAAAACTCCGTCTGAGAGCCCATGACGAAGATGAACTGGCCCACTATTCCACGGCCTGTTATGATGTGGAATATGAGTTTCCCTATGGATTTTCCGAGCTGGAAGGTATTGCCGACCGCGGGACTTATGATTTGACCCAGCATATTAACCTCAGCGGGAAAAAACTCCATTATGTAGATCAGGATAACCGGGGACAGAAAATCATTCCAGCCGTGGTTGAAACATCTGCGGGAGTGGATCGTACGGTTTTGACTCTCCTGGCAGATGCCTATTGGGAAGATGAAGAAAATGACCGTGTGGTAATGCGCCTCCACCCATCCGTTGCGCCGTTTAAAGTTGCCATCTTTCCTCTCTTTAACAAAGATGGGATGCCCGAAGTTGCCCGGAAGCTCTATGAAGACCTCCGGTTTAAATTCGCCGCATTCTATGATACGGGGGGATCTATCGGAAAACGGTACCGCCGACAGGATGAAGCCGGAACGCCCTTTTGTATTACCATTGACCACCAAACCCTGGAAGACCGCACAGTTACACTCCGGGATCGTGATTCCCTGGAACAAATCCGCGTTTCTCTGGATCAGGTGGAGCAAGTACTTGAAGAGAAAGTGGGTACGAGGGGATGA
- a CDS encoding monovalent cation/H+ antiporter complex subunit F, producing MADKILIAAGVLILISLILTLYRFFKGPGFVNRAVAIDVLGIIVISLIGLAAILFEQALYLDVALVYGLLSFLGIIVIGRFIEKGL from the coding sequence TTGGCCGATAAAATTCTTATTGCCGCCGGAGTTCTGATACTCATCTCCCTAATTTTAACCCTGTATCGCTTTTTCAAGGGGCCGGGATTCGTGAACCGGGCCGTGGCAATTGATGTTCTGGGTATTATCGTCATCTCCCTTATCGGCCTGGCAGCCATTCTCTTTGAACAGGCCCTGTATCTGGATGTCGCCCTGGTTTACGGACTCCTTTCATTCTTGGGTATAATTGTCATCGGCCGATTTATTGAGAAAGGATTGTAA
- the topA gene encoding type I DNA topoisomerase: MSKNLIIVESPSKAKTISRFLGKDYEVVASMGHVRDLPPKSMGVNVEGNFEPSYIIPPDKKKVIKTLKEKVGQADKIFLASDEDREGEAIAWHLCRVLDLDPDKTYRIVFHEITKHAIEAALENPRHIDRNLVDAQQARRVLDRLVGFEVSPVLWKKVKPALSAGRVQSVAVRLIVEREDEIRNFNPENYFKITGEFHPEKREDEVFTAELQEKIPAAEKAKKFLEDCLDAEFTVSDISRKPAVKNPAPPFTTSTLQQEAGRKLGFSVSRTMSVAQQLYEAGYITYMRTDSVNLSSMAIGAAKELITAQYGKEYSKPRNFTTKSKSAQEAHEAIRPSYLDRETIQGDRNQQRLYDLIRKRMIASQMSPAKLENTQVTIDISTRSETLTAKGQVILFDGFLRVYQESRDDESNEETTGLPRLTVQDTLILQTMEGRERFTKAPPRYSEAALVRKLEELGIGRPSTYAPTISTIQKRKYVVNESRPGEKRDYKIFILKNGKVLEKNGSEIQGAEKKKLFPTDTGQVVNQFLMKHFDDILDYGFTADVEVEFDRIAEGRVAWADMIRDFYGPFHANVEKTMKESEKFKGERYLGKDPESGRDVFVKIGRYGPMAQIGKADEDLKPRFAGLRDHQSLESITLEEALELFRLPRTVGEYEGEPVTANIGRYGPYVKHKNTFYSLGKEDDPLSVSLDRAVELIETKREKDKNKLIKEFPEEPGLKILNGRYGPYISYKKKNTTIPKNTDPATLTLEQCHELIKAGAAKKSGKRKGKKHS, translated from the coding sequence GTGAGTAAAAATCTGATCATTGTTGAATCACCGTCCAAAGCAAAAACCATCAGCCGCTTTCTGGGTAAGGATTACGAGGTAGTGGCATCCATGGGACATGTTCGGGATCTGCCGCCGAAAAGCATGGGTGTGAATGTGGAGGGGAATTTTGAACCCTCATATATCATCCCTCCGGATAAGAAGAAAGTTATCAAGACTTTAAAAGAGAAGGTCGGCCAGGCAGACAAGATCTTTTTAGCCTCTGATGAAGACCGGGAGGGTGAAGCCATCGCCTGGCATTTATGCCGCGTTCTGGATCTGGATCCGGATAAAACATACAGGATTGTGTTTCATGAGATTACGAAACACGCCATTGAAGCGGCACTGGAGAATCCCCGTCATATTGACCGGAATCTGGTGGATGCCCAGCAGGCACGCCGCGTTTTGGACCGCCTGGTCGGGTTTGAAGTATCCCCCGTTCTTTGGAAAAAAGTGAAACCGGCTCTCTCTGCCGGCAGGGTCCAGAGTGTGGCCGTACGCCTGATTGTGGAGCGGGAAGATGAAATCCGGAATTTTAATCCTGAAAATTATTTTAAAATCACAGGAGAATTCCATCCGGAAAAACGTGAAGATGAGGTTTTTACGGCCGAGTTGCAGGAAAAAATCCCAGCGGCTGAAAAAGCAAAGAAATTTCTTGAAGACTGCCTGGATGCTGAATTTACAGTCAGCGATATTTCTCGGAAGCCTGCCGTAAAAAATCCCGCTCCTCCTTTTACTACGTCTACGCTTCAACAGGAGGCCGGGCGCAAACTGGGATTCTCCGTCTCCCGGACTATGTCCGTTGCCCAGCAATTATATGAAGCCGGTTATATCACCTACATGAGAACCGATTCGGTGAATCTGTCGTCCATGGCCATCGGTGCAGCCAAAGAGCTGATTACAGCCCAGTATGGGAAAGAATATTCAAAACCCAGAAATTTTACAACAAAAAGCAAATCCGCACAGGAAGCTCACGAAGCCATCCGCCCCTCGTATCTGGACCGGGAAACCATTCAGGGCGACAGGAACCAGCAGCGCTTATACGATTTAATCCGGAAACGGATGATTGCCAGCCAGATGTCCCCGGCCAAACTGGAGAACACCCAGGTAACCATCGATATATCCACACGTTCAGAAACGCTGACAGCAAAGGGACAGGTCATTCTTTTTGACGGTTTCCTCCGGGTGTATCAGGAATCCCGGGATGATGAATCGAATGAGGAAACGACGGGTCTCCCCAGACTCACAGTACAGGATACACTCATCCTTCAGACCATGGAAGGCCGGGAGCGCTTTACCAAAGCCCCGCCCCGGTATTCGGAAGCAGCCCTGGTCCGCAAGCTTGAGGAATTGGGCATCGGTCGTCCATCAACCTATGCTCCCACCATTTCCACGATTCAGAAACGGAAATATGTGGTAAATGAAAGCCGGCCCGGAGAGAAACGGGACTACAAAATATTCATCCTCAAAAACGGGAAGGTTTTGGAAAAAAACGGCAGTGAAATCCAGGGTGCCGAAAAGAAAAAGCTCTTTCCTACCGATACGGGCCAGGTCGTGAATCAGTTCCTGATGAAACATTTTGATGATATCCTGGATTATGGGTTTACGGCAGATGTGGAAGTGGAATTTGACCGGATAGCCGAAGGCCGTGTGGCCTGGGCAGACATGATCCGGGATTTTTACGGTCCCTTTCATGCAAATGTTGAAAAAACCATGAAAGAATCGGAAAAATTCAAAGGAGAACGCTATCTGGGAAAAGATCCGGAAAGCGGCCGGGATGTCTTTGTGAAAATTGGCCGTTACGGGCCTATGGCTCAAATTGGGAAAGCAGATGAAGATTTGAAACCCCGTTTTGCCGGTTTGCGGGATCATCAAAGCCTGGAATCGATTACTTTGGAGGAAGCCCTGGAGCTTTTCAGGCTGCCCAGGACTGTTGGTGAATATGAAGGGGAACCGGTAACGGCAAATATCGGCCGTTATGGTCCCTATGTAAAACATAAAAACACCTTCTATTCTTTGGGAAAAGAGGACGATCCCCTTTCCGTCTCTCTGGACAGGGCTGTTGAGCTTATCGAAACGAAACGGGAAAAAGATAAAAATAAACTTATCAAAGAATTTCCGGAAGAACCGGGATTAAAAATTCTGAATGGCCGGTATGGTCCCTATATTTCCTATAAGAAAAAAAATACAACGATTCCGAAAAATACGGATCCGGCAACCCTGACACTCGAACAATGTCACGAACTGATCAAAGCCGGTGCCGCAAAGAAATCCGGAAAACGGAAAGGAAAAAAACATTCATGA
- the prfA gene encoding peptide chain release factor 1, whose product MREKLEHIKIRYHEILETLADPDIFRDQERYKQLTRDQKNLEPIVQATEKYEKLLDHIHEDEQILRGNDAELKQIVREELDDLLAEKESMEEHLKFLLIPKDPNDDRNTILEIRSGTGGDEAALFAADLYRMYTRYAERQGWKVEVLASSELGIGGLKEISMLITGQSVYSKLKYESGVHRVQRVPVTESSGRIHTSAATVAVLPEMDDVDVEIDEKDIRIDTYRASGHGGQHVNKTDSAIRITHFPTGIVVTCQDESSQHKNKEKALKILYSRVYTEMAEAQQKSIAEERKSQVSTGDRSAKIRTYNFPQGRITDHRINYTAHNLPAVMEGDLDELIEELTLADNMEKLKNL is encoded by the coding sequence ATGAGAGAAAAACTTGAACACATTAAAATCAGGTATCATGAGATACTGGAAACGCTGGCAGACCCGGATATTTTTCGGGATCAGGAACGGTATAAACAGCTTACACGGGATCAGAAAAATTTAGAGCCCATCGTTCAGGCGACGGAAAAGTACGAAAAACTTTTAGATCATATTCACGAAGATGAACAAATCCTCCGGGGGAATGACGCCGAATTGAAGCAGATTGTCCGGGAAGAACTGGATGACCTGCTGGCAGAAAAAGAATCCATGGAAGAGCATCTGAAATTCCTGCTTATCCCTAAAGACCCCAATGATGACCGGAATACCATTCTGGAGATCCGAAGCGGAACCGGTGGCGATGAAGCAGCGCTGTTTGCTGCTGATCTGTACCGGATGTATACCCGTTATGCCGAAAGGCAGGGATGGAAGGTGGAGGTGCTGGCCTCTTCAGAGCTGGGAATCGGCGGCCTGAAGGAAATATCCATGTTGATTACCGGGCAGAGTGTCTACAGTAAATTGAAATATGAATCCGGTGTTCACCGGGTACAGCGGGTACCTGTCACGGAAAGTTCCGGCAGGATTCATACCTCTGCAGCCACCGTGGCGGTCCTTCCTGAAATGGATGATGTGGATGTGGAAATCGATGAAAAAGATATCCGTATTGATACATACCGGGCCTCAGGACATGGTGGACAGCATGTGAATAAAACCGATTCAGCCATCCGCATTACCCATTTCCCCACAGGAATTGTGGTCACCTGCCAGGATGAAAGCTCGCAGCATAAAAACAAAGAAAAAGCCCTGAAAATATTATATAGCCGGGTCTATACGGAAATGGCCGAAGCACAGCAGAAATCTATCGCGGAAGAGCGGAAATCCCAGGTTTCCACCGGGGACCGAAGTGCGAAAATCCGCACCTACAATTTCCCCCAGGGGCGAATTACAGACCACCGGATCAACTATACGGCTCACAATCTTCCGGCGGTGATGGAAGGTGATCTGGATGAACTCATTGAAGAACTGACTCTGGCAGATAACATGGAAAAACTTAAAAATCTCTGA
- a CDS encoding DUF1385 domain-containing protein, with protein MKYRRFTRSLILILQKSSILVGGQAVIEGVMMRVPGAYATAVRIPDQSIITERKPFISAAKRVKWLGFPIIRGIVSLFESMKIGMETLQFSADHAMPEPDKKTSAFWEKIYNTLTMLFSFALALGLFAILPLWLTTKVFAIEKTAWLFNLVAGLFRIFFFLVYLFLISRMKDIKRLFEYHGAEHKTVFAFEHGRDMTLENIRPFSTFHPRCGTSFLFVTLINAILMYAVIDSVIMAFQGPMSLTTRLLVHLPLIPLVMGVGYEVLKWTSRHMNNPWIGWMTKPGLWLQRITTSQPDDSQIECALTALRTAFDKDWDTYTGKEYIAEAVD; from the coding sequence ATGAAATACCGGCGGTTCACCCGGAGCCTGATTCTGATACTTCAGAAATCTTCCATTCTTGTGGGAGGCCAGGCGGTGATCGAGGGTGTCATGATGAGGGTCCCCGGCGCCTATGCAACGGCCGTGCGGATTCCGGATCAGTCGATTATCACGGAACGAAAACCATTTATTTCTGCAGCCAAACGGGTCAAATGGCTTGGATTTCCTATTATCCGGGGGATTGTATCCCTCTTTGAGTCCATGAAAATCGGCATGGAAACACTCCAGTTTTCCGCGGATCATGCCATGCCTGAACCGGATAAAAAGACAAGTGCCTTTTGGGAAAAGATCTACAATACGCTTACCATGCTTTTTTCCTTTGCCCTGGCCCTTGGCCTTTTTGCCATTCTTCCCCTGTGGCTGACCACGAAGGTTTTCGCCATTGAAAAAACAGCCTGGCTGTTCAATCTGGTGGCAGGACTCTTTCGCATTTTCTTTTTTCTGGTCTATCTGTTTTTAATCAGCCGCATGAAGGACATCAAACGTCTCTTTGAATATCACGGTGCGGAACATAAAACCGTATTTGCCTTTGAGCACGGACGGGACATGACCCTTGAAAATATCCGGCCCTTTTCTACTTTTCATCCCCGCTGCGGCACCAGCTTTCTGTTTGTGACTCTGATTAATGCGATCCTTATGTATGCCGTGATTGATTCTGTGATCATGGCTTTTCAGGGCCCCATGTCTTTGACAACCCGCCTTCTGGTCCATCTGCCTTTGATTCCCCTGGTGATGGGCGTGGGTTATGAGGTTCTGAAGTGGACAAGCCGGCACATGAATAACCCCTGGATCGGCTGGATGACCAAGCCGGGATTGTGGCTCCAGCGCATTACCACATCCCAGCCGGACGACAGCCAGATTGAATGTGCTTTAACAGCCCTCAGAACGGCCTTTGACAAAGATTGGGATACCTATACCGGCAAAGAATACATCGCCGAAGCAGTTGACTAA
- the rpmE gene encoding 50S ribosomal protein L31 translates to MRDKIHPKYEPCTITCSCGNVIETRSTVGDMRIEICSACHPFYTGKQKLLDTAGRIEKYNRKYNINPKK, encoded by the coding sequence ATGAGAGATAAAATTCACCCCAAATATGAGCCCTGCACGATTACCTGCTCCTGTGGAAATGTTATAGAAACCCGGAGCACCGTGGGAGATATGCGGATTGAAATCTGTTCTGCCTGCCATCCCTTTTATACAGGAAAGCAAAAATTGCTGGATACGGCGGGTCGTATTGAGAAATACAACAGAAAATACAATATCAATCCCAAAAAGTAG
- a CDS encoding Na+/H+ antiporter subunit E — protein sequence MKHGILSGVLLFGVWLLLNNSLSGEILLSGLVLSIFLALWSSKFFPVFKHVSLSAKSFWAFLCFTGVFLKELFRANVDVAVRVLSPSLPIKPGIVAVKTRLKDPLARLMLANAITLTPGTFTLDIRDDILYIHWIDAGNVHNHAETDAIVKKFEKHLEVLFGR from the coding sequence ATGAAACACGGTATACTATCTGGAGTGCTGCTATTTGGGGTCTGGCTTCTTTTAAATAATTCACTGTCCGGTGAAATCCTTCTTTCCGGATTGGTTCTCTCAATTTTCCTTGCGCTTTGGAGTTCAAAATTTTTTCCGGTTTTTAAGCATGTCTCTCTGTCTGCGAAGTCCTTTTGGGCTTTCCTGTGTTTTACCGGTGTTTTCCTGAAAGAGCTTTTTCGGGCCAATGTGGATGTAGCGGTCCGGGTCCTTTCCCCTTCTCTGCCCATCAAACCGGGAATTGTTGCCGTAAAAACCCGCCTAAAAGATCCGCTGGCCCGGTTGATGCTGGCAAATGCCATCACATTGACTCCCGGCACCTTTACGCTGGATATCCGGGACGACATCCTGTACATCCATTGGATTGATGCAGGAAACGTCCACAATCATGCCGAAACGGATGCGATCGTAAAAAAATTTGAAAAACACCTGGAGGTTCTCTTTGGCCGATAA
- a CDS encoding phosphatase PAP2-related protein, translating into MKQSENNTSEKGPLKKTWDNMVIGLHSLVVRKSFYIGLLTLLAGIRLNFFSQTYLRKYVSHGRSLPALSDLILDNIPYWDVDFLYDYFSIVSVLIFIAYVVHKNQYHRIPYVLLLCGMFHLVRGMFIILTPLGHPAMFDGTEGLFNGFSKFELGVYPSGHTGISFIYVLMTRDRVYKGLILFSLCVIIASLFISRGHYSIDVLSGIFFAYAIKSFADKHIQPRFI; encoded by the coding sequence ATGAAGCAATCAGAAAATAACACATCAGAAAAGGGTCCTCTTAAAAAAACATGGGATAATATGGTGATTGGGCTCCATTCCCTGGTGGTCAGAAAGTCTTTTTATATCGGACTCCTGACCCTTTTAGCCGGTATCCGCCTGAATTTCTTTTCACAAACCTATCTAAGGAAATATGTCAGCCATGGAAGATCCCTGCCGGCCCTGTCAGATCTTATCCTGGATAATATCCCCTATTGGGATGTGGATTTTTTGTATGATTATTTCAGCATTGTTTCCGTTCTGATTTTTATCGCGTATGTAGTGCATAAAAATCAATATCATCGAATACCTTATGTTTTGCTTTTATGCGGGATGTTTCATCTGGTGAGGGGAATGTTCATCATCCTGACCCCTTTGGGACACCCGGCCATGTTTGACGGAACGGAAGGGCTTTTCAACGGATTTTCCAAATTTGAACTGGGCGTGTATCCGTCCGGGCATACGGGTATCAGTTTTATCTATGTTTTGATGACCCGGGACAGGGTCTACAAAGGGCTGATCCTCTTTTCCCTCTGTGTGATTATCGCGTCCCTTTTTATCTCCAGAGGTCATTACAGTATCGATGTGCTGTCAGGAATTTTCTTTGCCTATGCCATTAAAAGTTTTGCGGATAAGCATATACAACCCCGTTTTATCTGA
- a CDS encoding glycosyltransferase has protein sequence MKEDKLSIIIVAHNEEKFLPKLLRSLSRQSFKSFEIIIVDSHSSDRTKEYAMKYKHAFPEFSYLLLDDTPGPATGRNKGAALANYPRLLFLDSDTILPPDFLEKSLAEIDRKHADLASGRARIAENHPLSRFGIHFLNFFMILLYPRYLSAYGACLFSTKDIHDRIGGFDESLGICEDCHYVKKAVKTQGLKYLILKAFFYTTDRRAKAEGGIPLMLKYIKSHLYRMITGKEIPRNKITYTYELHEK, from the coding sequence ATGAAAGAGGATAAACTCAGCATCATTATTGTCGCCCATAATGAAGAAAAATTTCTGCCGAAATTACTCCGTTCTCTATCGCGTCAATCTTTTAAGTCCTTTGAAATCATTATTGTGGATAGTCACAGCTCGGACAGAACAAAAGAATACGCCATGAAATATAAACATGCCTTCCCGGAGTTCTCGTATCTTCTGCTGGATGATACCCCCGGCCCGGCCACCGGCAGAAATAAAGGAGCAGCTCTTGCCAATTATCCCCGACTGCTTTTCCTGGATTCCGATACCATATTACCCCCTGATTTTCTGGAAAAATCCCTTGCAGAAATAGATAGAAAACATGCAGACCTGGCAAGTGGCCGGGCACGTATCGCCGAAAATCACCCCCTCTCCCGTTTTGGCATTCATTTTTTGAATTTCTTTATGATACTTCTCTATCCCCGCTATCTTTCTGCCTATGGTGCCTGCCTTTTTTCTACAAAGGATATCCATGACCGAATCGGTGGATTTGACGAGTCCCTGGGAATTTGCGAAGATTGCCACTATGTGAAAAAAGCAGTAAAAACCCAAGGCTTAAAATATCTTATTCTTAAAGCCTTTTTCTATACAACAGACCGGCGGGCTAAAGCCGAAGGAGGGATACCCCTCATGTTGAAGTATATTAAATCACATCTGTACCGGATGATCACCGGAAAAGAGATTCCCAGGAATAAAATCACATATACATACGAGTTGCACGAAAAATGA
- the dapF gene encoding diaminopimelate epimerase has product MCNPHYGVGSDGLLHGPLTSDTADFRVRMYNPDGSEFEKSGNGLRIFTRYLFDMEYIQHDPVTIETKGGLVTAQVLRENGLIRVEMGKASLRSDVIPVRGESREMLDEVLEIENRQFRISAVTVGNPHCVVFIENPKELSPDLAKTWGPLIEPHPLFPHKTNVQFMSPLDERNIRIEIWERGVGYTMASGSSSCAAATVAYRLGFCGNDVNVHVPGGVIHIQIHEDSSLTMTAPVVKICEGKLSSECLP; this is encoded by the coding sequence GTGTGCAATCCTCATTACGGGGTGGGCTCGGATGGATTGCTTCACGGTCCCCTCACCTCTGATACTGCCGATTTCCGGGTGCGGATGTATAATCCAGATGGTAGCGAGTTTGAAAAAAGCGGCAACGGACTCCGTATTTTTACCCGTTATCTCTTCGATATGGAATATATACAGCATGATCCCGTCACCATTGAGACAAAAGGTGGACTTGTGACGGCACAGGTTTTACGGGAGAACGGACTTATTCGCGTGGAAATGGGAAAAGCCAGCCTGCGAAGTGATGTGATCCCGGTCCGGGGCGAATCTCGTGAAATGTTGGATGAAGTGTTGGAGATTGAAAACCGGCAGTTCAGAATCTCTGCCGTAACGGTAGGGAATCCACACTGTGTTGTGTTCATTGAAAATCCAAAAGAATTATCACCGGACCTGGCGAAAACCTGGGGCCCCCTGATTGAACCCCATCCTCTTTTTCCACACAAAACCAATGTTCAGTTCATGTCCCCCCTGGATGAGAGAAATATTCGCATAGAAATATGGGAGCGGGGAGTCGGATATACCATGGCCTCCGGGAGCAGCAGCTGTGCCGCCGCTACGGTGGCCTATCGACTTGGTTTTTGTGGCAACGATGTAAATGTGCATGTCCCCGGCGGAGTGATACACATCCAAATCCATGAAGATTCATCACTCACCATGACCGCACCGGTGGTTAAAATCTGTGAGGGGAAACTCAGCAGCGAATGTCTTCCCTGA